In the genome of Aureimonas sp. OT7, one region contains:
- a CDS encoding ABC transporter permease — MNIVPVPLRRPAAIVGLSLLLLQIVAIIFAPALSPYDPVQADPLASLLPPSAEHWFGTDINGMDILSRIIYATRINLLISVSSVLLAFVVGVPLGLLIGYYRGLPSNLAMRLFDFVQAFPIFVLGMALVSVMGQEIWNVAIVLAILFIPIFARLIRAEVLSLRERPFVAAARCSGATDLDIMFRHLLPNALMPAMVQVSISIGMAILLTAGLSFIGAGVRMPVPEWGLMVSSGAQQMILGVWWVSLFPGLAIVIAVLCFALLGDVVRDLLDPTKATRNGSDAAPHPLDRPVGDVQ, encoded by the coding sequence ATGAACATCGTTCCCGTTCCGCTCCGGCGACCGGCGGCAATCGTCGGCCTGTCGCTCCTGCTCCTGCAGATCGTGGCGATCATCTTCGCTCCGGCTCTCAGCCCGTACGATCCAGTCCAGGCGGACCCCCTCGCCTCGCTGCTGCCGCCGTCTGCCGAGCATTGGTTCGGCACCGACATCAACGGCATGGACATCCTGTCGCGGATTATCTACGCGACGCGGATCAACCTCCTGATCAGCGTCTCTTCCGTTCTCCTGGCCTTTGTCGTCGGCGTCCCGCTCGGCCTGCTGATCGGCTATTACCGGGGCCTTCCCTCGAACCTTGCCATGCGCCTGTTCGACTTCGTGCAGGCCTTCCCGATCTTCGTGCTCGGCATGGCGCTCGTGTCCGTCATGGGACAGGAGATCTGGAATGTCGCGATCGTACTGGCCATCCTGTTCATCCCCATCTTCGCCCGCCTGATCCGGGCCGAGGTCCTGTCGCTGCGCGAAAGGCCCTTCGTTGCCGCGGCACGGTGCAGCGGCGCCACCGATCTCGACATCATGTTCCGGCATCTCCTGCCCAATGCCCTGATGCCGGCGATGGTGCAGGTCTCGATTTCGATCGGCATGGCGATCCTGTTGACGGCCGGCCTGTCCTTCATCGGCGCCGGCGTGCGCATGCCCGTTCCCGAATGGGGCCTGATGGTCTCCTCCGGGGCGCAGCAGATGATCCTCGGCGTGTGGTGGGTATCCCTGTTTCCGGGCCTCGCCATCGTCATCGCCGTCCTGTGCTTTGCTCTCCTGGGCGATGTCGTGCGCGACCTGCTCGATCCCACCAAGGCCACCCGCAACGGAAGCGATGCCGCGCCGCACCCCCTAGACCGGCCTGTAGGAGACGTCCAATGA
- a CDS encoding 3-oxoacyl-ACP reductase family protein has translation MQQFDLTGRTALVTGGSRGIGGAIVELFAAQGAKVGYCQYGDDANATALAARLVKQGTPVHHTTCDVSSPSDVEALAAWSGEALGHVDILVNCAGIGGDVAFEDITLDDYDRVMGVNLRGTFMVTQKYYPAMAARGWGRIINFASQLAYKGAPGLTHYCAAKAGIVGLTRSLAYEAAPKGVTVNAIAPGPVETHILMGLSDEWRAMKKAQLPIGRFGRVDEIAPTALLLASEAGSFFIGQSLSPNGGDVLL, from the coding sequence ATGCAGCAATTCGATCTGACCGGCCGCACGGCCCTCGTGACCGGCGGAAGCCGCGGCATCGGTGGCGCGATCGTCGAACTCTTCGCAGCGCAGGGCGCGAAGGTTGGCTATTGCCAATATGGCGACGACGCGAATGCGACGGCGCTTGCGGCGCGCCTGGTCAAACAGGGGACGCCCGTCCATCACACGACGTGCGACGTATCCAGCCCGTCCGACGTCGAGGCCCTTGCCGCATGGAGCGGCGAGGCCCTCGGCCATGTCGACATCCTCGTCAACTGTGCAGGCATCGGCGGCGACGTCGCCTTCGAGGACATTACCCTCGACGACTACGATAGGGTGATGGGCGTCAACCTTCGCGGCACCTTCATGGTCACGCAGAAATACTATCCGGCAATGGCGGCGCGCGGCTGGGGCCGGATCATCAATTTCGCCTCGCAGCTCGCCTACAAGGGTGCGCCGGGCTTGACCCATTATTGCGCGGCAAAGGCCGGGATTGTCGGCCTGACACGCTCGCTCGCTTATGAGGCGGCGCCCAAGGGCGTCACGGTCAACGCCATCGCCCCTGGCCCTGTCGAAACCCACATCCTTATGGGGCTGAGCGACGAATGGCGAGCGATGAAGAAGGCGCAACTTCCCATCGGGCGTTTCGGTCGCGTGGACGAGATAGCACCGACCGCGCTGCTGCTCGCGTCGGAGGCCGGGTCCTTCTTCATCGGTCAGTCTCTGTCGCCCAATGGCGGCGACGTGCTCCTATAG
- a CDS encoding recombinase family protein: MARIGYARVSTLDQDLELQVTKLTAEGCSIIRSEKASGSKREGRAELATIIDFLRPNDELVVTRLDRLGRDTRDVLNVIHECEQRGAFFTVLDPHVSTRGEMGHLVLTVLGMVAQMERRFIKERQREGIERAKSKGIYQGGKRRVSRARVLELAAAKVPVSQIADKLSCSRMQVYRILGEPQG; the protein is encoded by the coding sequence ATGGCACGCATAGGCTACGCACGGGTAAGCACGCTCGATCAGGATCTCGAACTTCAGGTGACGAAGCTCACTGCCGAGGGATGCTCGATCATCCGCTCCGAGAAGGCTTCCGGATCAAAGCGTGAAGGGCGCGCAGAGCTCGCCACGATCATTGACTTTCTTCGGCCGAACGATGAGCTGGTGGTGACCCGTTTAGATCGGCTCGGCCGCGATACGCGCGACGTGTTAAACGTTATCCATGAGTGCGAACAGCGAGGCGCATTCTTTACCGTACTCGACCCACACGTTTCGACGCGAGGCGAGATGGGGCATCTGGTTCTGACCGTCCTGGGCATGGTCGCTCAGATGGAACGCCGGTTCATCAAGGAACGGCAGCGCGAAGGCATCGAGCGCGCAAAATCAAAGGGCATCTATCAAGGCGGGAAGCGGCGAGTCAGCAGGGCTAGAGTTCTAGAACTCGCAGCAGCGAAAGTGCCGGTCAGCCAAATCGCCGACAAATTGTCCTGCTCACGCATGCAGGTCTACCGGATACTCGGTGAGCCTCAAGGCTAA
- a CDS encoding ABC transporter substrate-binding protein — protein sequence MRMNTWSSTLSALALCFMAATSGAVAQTATETLIVAGPRTPESLDQEYPPTEAGHEARRNIFERLLVYGMKTDESGAEVEDFSKIEGALAESYDLSPDNKSITFHLRRGVKSAAGNEMTADDVMWTFERGWNMKATFHWYMTQILKIESFDSFQKVDDYTVKVTIPNPSLLLARLWINNDLGIIDAVEAKKHITPEDPWAARFLATDSASFAPYHIAKFSPGQEVIYESNPNYYRGEAKLKKIIFREMPTSSNRVAALQAGSIDVAEWLTPREISLVEKLPTVKVWKVFGNYTHRLEMNNSTPPFDKVEVRQALNYLVPRPEIEQSVYMNTARPTKSPVSEIYPAYSEAAFAYDDNVEKAKELLAKAGYPEGFKTELGYRTGEPLEEQIAVVLKTAFARAGVELELVKLPASSLVERYSKGTMPMFFIRDMAIVPDAAYVANLFINSQSMVNFSKYKNAEVDSLINNALTSTDETSREADMRKVQDIVVDEAPWVFLFNPGYQLAVSSKVKGFTWYTPNSNSWYDFSK from the coding sequence ATGCGCATGAACACATGGTCATCCACTTTATCCGCCCTGGCGCTGTGCTTTATGGCGGCAACCTCTGGCGCCGTGGCGCAAACCGCCACCGAGACGCTTATCGTCGCCGGTCCCCGGACGCCCGAGTCGCTCGACCAGGAATATCCTCCGACAGAAGCGGGCCACGAGGCACGCCGCAACATATTCGAGCGGCTGCTGGTCTACGGCATGAAGACCGACGAAAGCGGCGCTGAGGTCGAGGATTTTTCCAAGATCGAGGGGGCGCTGGCCGAATCATACGATCTGTCGCCGGACAACAAGTCGATCACCTTCCATCTGCGCCGCGGCGTGAAGAGTGCCGCCGGCAACGAGATGACCGCGGACGACGTCATGTGGACGTTCGAGCGCGGCTGGAACATGAAGGCGACGTTCCACTGGTACATGACGCAGATCCTGAAGATCGAGAGCTTTGACTCCTTTCAGAAGGTTGACGACTACACGGTCAAGGTAACGATCCCCAACCCCTCGCTTCTCCTGGCGCGGCTCTGGATCAACAACGATCTCGGGATCATCGACGCGGTCGAGGCCAAGAAGCACATCACGCCCGAGGATCCCTGGGCCGCGCGGTTCCTGGCAACCGACTCTGCATCCTTCGCCCCCTATCACATCGCCAAATTCTCTCCCGGGCAGGAGGTGATCTACGAATCCAACCCCAACTACTACCGGGGCGAGGCGAAGCTGAAGAAGATCATCTTCCGCGAAATGCCGACGTCGTCCAACCGTGTCGCCGCCCTGCAGGCCGGATCGATCGACGTGGCCGAGTGGCTGACGCCACGCGAAATCTCGCTGGTCGAGAAGTTGCCGACGGTGAAGGTCTGGAAGGTGTTCGGAAACTATACGCATCGGCTGGAGATGAACAATTCTACGCCGCCCTTCGACAAGGTCGAGGTGCGCCAGGCGCTGAACTACCTGGTGCCGCGGCCTGAGATCGAGCAGAGCGTGTACATGAATACGGCGCGCCCCACCAAGAGCCCCGTATCCGAGATCTACCCTGCCTACAGCGAGGCTGCCTTCGCCTATGACGACAATGTCGAAAAGGCCAAGGAACTTCTGGCAAAGGCGGGCTATCCGGAAGGCTTCAAGACCGAGCTGGGCTATCGCACCGGCGAGCCGCTGGAAGAGCAGATCGCCGTCGTCCTGAAGACCGCCTTCGCGCGGGCCGGCGTCGAGCTGGAACTGGTGAAGCTGCCGGCCTCGAGCCTCGTGGAGCGATACTCCAAGGGAACCATGCCCATGTTCTTCATCCGCGACATGGCGATCGTTCCCGATGCAGCATACGTCGCCAACCTGTTCATCAACAGCCAGTCGATGGTCAACTTCTCCAAGTACAAGAACGCGGAAGTCGATAGCTTGATCAACAACGCGCTCACCTCGACCGACGAAACCTCCCGCGAAGCCGACATGAGGAAGGTTCAGGACATCGTCGTCGACGAGGCGCCGTGGGTCTTCCTGTTCAATCCGGGCTACCAGCTTGCCGTCAGCAGCAAGGTCAAGGGCTTCACCTGGTACACGCCCAACAGCAACAGCTGGTACGACTTCAGCAAGTAG
- a CDS encoding allantoinase PuuE produces the protein MQISAPFRDLVGYGSARPGGLWPNGSRLAINVVVNYEEGSERSFAMGDPDQESMTEWGSYPFPKEIRNLAMESMYEYGSRVGIWRILDALRVSSVPATFFACAVAFEQNPDVARVAVADGHEICSHGYRWEEVFRLTEEEEREHIALAVRSFEKTCGRRPVGWYCRYGPSIRTRRLIAEEGGFLYDSDAYNDDVPYFVEAAGQRRLVVPYTCDVNDIRFWSSPGLAQADDFFQYMKETFEVLYAEAANGPRMMSIGLHPRMIGRPGRIRSLKRFFDFAEQYDDVWFATREDIAKAWLERENSGDA, from the coding sequence ATGCAGATATCCGCCCCTTTCAGGGATCTCGTCGGCTATGGATCTGCTCGTCCGGGCGGACTGTGGCCAAACGGGTCGCGGCTCGCGATCAATGTCGTCGTGAACTACGAGGAAGGCTCCGAGCGTTCCTTCGCCATGGGGGATCCCGACCAGGAATCGATGACGGAATGGGGGAGCTACCCCTTTCCGAAGGAAATCCGGAACCTGGCGATGGAGTCGATGTACGAGTACGGCTCGCGCGTCGGCATCTGGCGCATCCTCGACGCGCTTCGGGTATCTAGCGTGCCCGCCACTTTCTTCGCCTGCGCGGTCGCCTTCGAGCAGAACCCGGACGTGGCACGGGTTGCGGTTGCCGATGGCCACGAGATCTGCAGCCACGGCTACCGCTGGGAAGAGGTTTTCCGGCTGACCGAAGAGGAAGAGCGCGAGCACATCGCGCTAGCGGTCCGATCCTTCGAGAAGACGTGCGGACGGCGGCCTGTGGGCTGGTATTGCCGCTATGGACCCAGTATCCGCACCCGCAGGCTGATCGCCGAGGAAGGCGGCTTCCTCTACGATTCGGACGCCTACAACGACGATGTTCCCTACTTTGTGGAGGCCGCCGGCCAACGCCGCCTTGTCGTGCCCTACACCTGCGACGTCAACGATATCCGCTTCTGGAGTTCACCGGGGCTTGCGCAGGCCGACGACTTTTTCCAATACATGAAAGAGACCTTCGAGGTGCTCTACGCGGAGGCCGCGAACGGCCCGCGCATGATGTCGATCGGCCTGCATCCGCGCATGATCGGCCGGCCGGGACGCATTCGCTCGCTGAAGCGATTCTTCGATTTTGCCGAGCAATACGACGATGTCTGGTTCGCAACGCGCGAGGACATCGCGAAGGCGTGGCTGGAACGCGAGAATTCCGGCGATGCATGA
- a CDS encoding ABC transporter permease, with product MLIAARKGWQSLPRSLQIILARLALVIPQMFGVLFVTFFLIRLLPGDPAVLLLGNMATPEAVAQLRDRLGLNDSIWTQFVTYCGNVLNGDLGISIFTSNPVTVDLMERAPATLELIFYAMILTVIIGVTVAIISVVRAGGPVDIASRVYGLAAGAIPDFWIGLILVYVFFTMLGWAAPPFGRIDALLSPPPYVTGFYTIDAVLAGDMEALRSAAGRLILPVVTIAMVNAGALMKMTQSIFAGVWRSDFVRHARACGVPERVIVRAALRNSLPPIITIVGFLVGFLLGAAVLVETIFSWGGLGQYAVQAVMSSDYPALQGFILVAAAFILLVYLVVDILYELADPRIKV from the coding sequence ATGTTAATCGCAGCCCGCAAAGGGTGGCAGTCCTTGCCGCGCAGCCTCCAGATCATCCTGGCGCGGCTGGCGCTGGTGATACCCCAGATGTTCGGTGTCCTGTTCGTCACTTTCTTCCTGATCCGGCTCCTGCCCGGCGATCCGGCCGTGCTGCTGCTCGGCAACATGGCGACGCCCGAGGCGGTGGCGCAGTTGCGCGACAGGCTCGGGCTGAACGACAGCATCTGGACGCAGTTCGTCACCTATTGCGGCAATGTCCTCAACGGCGATCTCGGCATTTCCATCTTCACGTCGAATCCGGTGACGGTGGACCTTATGGAACGGGCGCCCGCAACGCTCGAATTGATCTTCTACGCGATGATCCTGACCGTCATCATTGGCGTGACCGTCGCCATCATATCCGTCGTGCGGGCCGGCGGCCCGGTCGACATCGCGTCGCGCGTCTATGGACTTGCGGCAGGGGCCATTCCCGACTTCTGGATCGGCCTTATCCTCGTCTATGTGTTCTTCACCATGCTGGGCTGGGCCGCTCCGCCCTTCGGGCGCATCGACGCACTTCTGAGCCCGCCGCCCTACGTAACCGGCTTCTACACGATCGACGCCGTCCTGGCCGGCGACATGGAGGCCCTCCGCTCGGCAGCCGGCCGGCTGATACTGCCGGTCGTCACCATCGCAATGGTCAATGCCGGGGCCCTGATGAAGATGACGCAGAGCATCTTCGCCGGCGTATGGCGCAGCGACTTCGTCCGGCATGCGCGCGCCTGCGGCGTACCCGAACGGGTGATCGTGCGGGCGGCCCTGCGCAACAGTCTGCCACCCATCATCACCATCGTCGGCTTCCTCGTCGGCTTCCTTCTGGGCGCTGCCGTCCTGGTGGAGACCATCTTCTCCTGGGGCGGGCTCGGCCAGTACGCCGTGCAGGCGGTCATGAGCAGCGACTACCCTGCCCTGCAGGGCTTCATCCTCGTCGCTGCGGCCTTCATCCTGCTCGTCTATCTCGTCGTCGACATCCTCTACGAACTCGCCGATCCGAGGATCAAGGTATGA
- a CDS encoding NAD(P)-dependent oxidoreductase, which translates to MSEGTILVTGASGLIGQRLLSRLLNDGRAAVGIDLSRKPGQRPVDIADVADIHRLHAIAAKANATSIVHCGAVSGPMVLIDNPYGIVQANVVGTANMLELARIRGMRRFVFCSSTSAYGPTPDPEPGSPTVSEDAPLRPSSVYGATKVAGEQLLAGYRRQHGLDGVAVRLSWVYGPGRTTDCVIRTMIEDAQAGRSTRLPYGGGFPRQFIHVDDAVDALLAAHDAPSCPRSVYNATGGSFLTIDAIAALVSSMLEHARITVADGPDPLDDYQHRFDITTIAEDLDFVPSRTLEAGISAYADWLGRS; encoded by the coding sequence GTGAGCGAAGGAACCATACTCGTCACCGGCGCGTCGGGCCTGATCGGCCAGCGCCTACTTTCGCGGCTGCTGAACGATGGGCGCGCGGCGGTCGGCATAGACCTGTCGCGAAAGCCGGGGCAACGGCCGGTCGATATCGCCGATGTCGCGGACATACACCGCCTGCATGCCATCGCCGCGAAGGCCAACGCGACATCCATCGTCCACTGCGGTGCTGTTTCAGGCCCCATGGTGCTGATCGACAACCCATACGGCATCGTACAGGCAAACGTCGTCGGAACTGCGAACATGCTGGAACTGGCCCGCATCAGGGGCATGCGGCGCTTCGTCTTCTGCTCCTCGACCAGCGCCTACGGCCCGACGCCCGATCCGGAGCCGGGCTCTCCGACCGTTTCGGAGGATGCGCCGCTGCGACCGTCCAGCGTCTACGGCGCTACGAAGGTGGCCGGCGAGCAACTGCTGGCAGGGTACCGCCGACAGCACGGGCTTGATGGCGTGGCGGTCCGGCTGTCCTGGGTCTATGGCCCCGGCCGCACGACCGACTGCGTCATCCGCACGATGATCGAGGATGCACAGGCAGGCCGTTCGACGCGCCTGCCCTATGGCGGCGGCTTTCCCAGGCAGTTCATCCATGTGGACGATGCCGTGGACGCGCTGCTTGCAGCCCATGATGCACCGTCCTGCCCGCGCAGCGTCTATAACGCGACCGGCGGCAGCTTCCTGACGATCGACGCGATCGCCGCTCTTGTCTCAAGCATGCTTGAGCATGCCCGGATCACGGTGGCCGACGGCCCCGACCCGCTCGACGACTATCAGCATCGCTTCGACATCACCACCATTGCCGAGGACCTCGATTTCGTTCCGTCGCGGACGCTGGAGGCCGGAATTAGCGCCTATGCGGACTGGCTCGGGCGTAGCTGA
- a CDS encoding ABC transporter ATP-binding protein, protein MNPATARTEPALLKIEGLCVAGMSDRGETPILQDLDFELRPNEILGVVGETGAGKSILARAMIDLLPPGVRRTSGEVFLRGKPISQFGDRERRAMRGGDIALIGTNAKALLDPVEMVGKQVVRVLRSHRRMPVREAWRRAVELLASVGIVDPEQRARAYPHELSGGMAQRVVIAMALITEPKIILADDATLGLDATVSVQVLDMLVDRARTLGVSVVLITHDLGIIAHYCDRVAIMRRGRIEEMGDTTGFLAGPRTTYSRELMEAAKARPVPAMRRTGSEQAPLLAVRKLVKLFPGSRPGETVRAVDDVSFDIGRGQTLALVGESGSGKTTIGQCLVRLLESTSGQIVFDGEDVTQLPEASFRKLRRRVQMVFQEPYVALNPRWRVRHLVDEPLRMLERVPSAERVKRVHRVLELVNLPSRYADLFPHELTAGEQKRVGMARALVTEPDFVIFDEPTTALDIRVRAQIIDLVRDLQSRIGLSALFITHDLNSVRSLAHDVAVMNRGRIVETGSIDDVFRRPQDPYTRKLLSAELAVEQEAAAHGVAVPGEAALS, encoded by the coding sequence ATGAACCCGGCAACCGCACGGACGGAACCGGCGCTCCTGAAGATCGAGGGGCTCTGCGTCGCCGGTATGTCGGACCGGGGCGAGACGCCGATCCTGCAAGACCTGGACTTCGAGCTGCGGCCCAACGAAATCCTCGGCGTCGTCGGGGAAACGGGTGCCGGCAAGTCGATCCTGGCGCGCGCCATGATCGATCTCCTGCCTCCGGGCGTTCGCCGTACCAGCGGCGAGGTCTTCCTGCGAGGCAAGCCGATCAGCCAGTTCGGGGACCGCGAGCGCCGCGCCATGCGCGGAGGCGACATCGCTCTGATCGGCACCAATGCGAAAGCCTTGCTGGACCCCGTCGAAATGGTCGGGAAGCAGGTCGTGCGTGTCCTGCGCAGCCATCGGCGCATGCCGGTACGTGAAGCCTGGCGGCGCGCGGTCGAATTGCTGGCGAGCGTCGGGATCGTTGATCCGGAGCAGCGGGCACGGGCCTATCCGCACGAGCTGTCCGGCGGCATGGCGCAGCGGGTCGTCATCGCCATGGCGCTGATCACCGAACCCAAGATTATCCTTGCCGACGATGCGACGCTCGGTCTCGACGCAACGGTTTCGGTCCAAGTGCTGGACATGCTGGTCGACCGTGCCCGCACGCTCGGCGTTTCAGTAGTGCTCATCACCCACGACCTCGGCATCATCGCGCATTATTGCGACCGCGTGGCGATCATGCGCCGTGGCCGGATCGAGGAGATGGGCGATACGACCGGCTTCTTGGCAGGTCCGAGAACGACCTACAGCCGCGAGCTGATGGAGGCCGCCAAGGCACGTCCGGTACCGGCCATGCGGCGGACCGGGAGCGAACAGGCGCCCCTGCTCGCCGTCCGCAAGCTGGTGAAGCTCTTTCCAGGCAGCCGGCCCGGCGAAACGGTTCGGGCGGTGGACGATGTCTCCTTCGACATCGGCCGGGGCCAGACACTTGCCCTCGTGGGGGAAAGCGGATCGGGTAAGACGACGATCGGCCAGTGCCTCGTGCGGCTTCTGGAAAGTACGTCAGGGCAGATCGTCTTCGATGGCGAGGATGTCACGCAACTGCCGGAGGCCTCCTTCCGCAAGCTGCGCAGGCGGGTGCAGATGGTGTTTCAGGAGCCCTACGTGGCCCTGAACCCGCGCTGGCGCGTGCGGCACCTCGTCGACGAGCCACTCCGCATGCTGGAGCGCGTCCCTTCTGCCGAAAGAGTGAAACGGGTGCACCGCGTGCTGGAACTGGTGAACCTGCCGAGTCGCTACGCGGACCTGTTCCCGCACGAGTTGACCGCCGGCGAGCAGAAGCGCGTCGGTATGGCGCGCGCTTTAGTAACGGAGCCGGACTTCGTCATATTCGACGAGCCCACCACGGCGCTCGACATCCGCGTCCGCGCGCAGATCATCGATCTCGTCCGGGACCTGCAGTCGCGCATCGGCCTGTCGGCGCTTTTCATCACCCACGACCTCAATTCGGTTCGCTCCCTCGCGCACGATGTCGCGGTCATGAACCGGGGACGCATCGTGGAGACGGGCTCGATCGACGACGTGTTCCGCCGGCCGCAGGATCCCTATACCCGAAAGCTGCTCTCGGCGGAGCTCGCCGTCGAGCAGGAGGCTGCAGCTCATGGCGTGGCAGTACCAGGCGAGGCAGCCCTATCGTGA
- a CDS encoding ureidoglycolate lyase — MHEIVASPISARAFAPFGDVLIDDTGALAPWNGRPEAHGVLEKLVACQPAHAGGHVMQLLERHRHSTQAFFPLDANAYLVATAPTAPDGKPHLDGLVAFVVPPGSVIQYRPDVWHAPLTTLGADGRFAMHIFKDGSEADCEFFQIPPIAVRLEAAQRAHGPHPTSGPAQTFPINPIKE; from the coding sequence ATGCATGAGATCGTCGCATCCCCGATCAGCGCACGCGCCTTCGCGCCCTTCGGAGACGTCCTCATCGACGATACGGGTGCGCTGGCACCATGGAACGGGCGGCCCGAGGCCCACGGCGTCCTGGAGAAGCTCGTGGCCTGCCAACCGGCCCATGCGGGTGGTCATGTCATGCAGTTGCTCGAGCGCCACCGTCATTCGACGCAGGCCTTCTTTCCCCTCGATGCCAACGCGTATCTCGTCGCCACGGCGCCCACGGCGCCGGACGGAAAGCCGCACCTCGACGGCCTCGTCGCCTTCGTCGTTCCGCCCGGATCGGTGATCCAGTACCGCCCCGATGTCTGGCACGCACCATTGACCACGCTCGGTGCCGATGGCCGTTTCGCCATGCACATCTTCAAGGATGGGTCCGAGGCAGATTGCGAATTCTTTCAGATCCCTCCGATCGCCGTGCGGCTGGAGGCTGCCCAGCGCGCACACGGACCGCATCCCACGTCTGGACCGGCGCAGACTTTCCCCATCAATCCCATCAAGGAGTGA
- the hydA gene encoding dihydropyrimidinase, producing MSMFDLVIVNGTVATASDVFKADVAIRDGRIVQVGEGLTEAAEIIDATDRLVLPGGIDSHVHLAQPSGDGIVMADGFESGTLSALFGGNTTVMPFCLQEKGRSLRDALTHYHALAEGNCYTDVSFHLIISDPSPAVLGQELPALVADGYSSFKVFMTYEGLRLNDAQILETMDVARRTGALVMVHCENEDAIRYLIGLHEATGNVAPKAHATTRPVVVEREATHRALSLAEVVDVPVVIVHVSNGAAIEEIHAARARGRKVIGETCPQYLTLTADDLDGMDWEGAKFVCSPPPRDAAEQANCWRGIETGLFDLFSSDHCPFRYDDSQGKLNMKGRSSFRHIPNGIPGVETRLPIFFSEGVIKGRIDLPRFVALTATNHAQIYGLENKGSIAVGKDADIAIWNPNETRTIRHKELHDGADYSPYEGMEVTGWPTTVILGGKCMIVDGELVGGKYGRYRTRGLSKICAPIEKARGNVARR from the coding sequence ATTTCCATGTTCGATCTGGTCATTGTCAACGGAACGGTCGCCACCGCATCCGACGTATTCAAGGCGGACGTGGCCATCCGCGACGGCCGCATCGTCCAGGTGGGCGAAGGACTTACGGAGGCCGCAGAAATTATCGATGCCACGGACCGCCTGGTCCTGCCGGGCGGCATCGACAGCCATGTCCATCTGGCACAACCTTCCGGCGACGGTATCGTCATGGCGGACGGCTTCGAGAGCGGAACGCTGTCCGCGCTCTTCGGCGGCAACACGACGGTCATGCCTTTCTGCCTGCAGGAGAAGGGTCGGTCCCTGCGCGATGCGCTGACGCACTACCACGCTTTGGCCGAAGGCAATTGCTACACTGACGTCTCGTTCCACCTGATCATCTCCGACCCATCGCCGGCCGTGCTCGGACAGGAACTACCCGCCCTTGTGGCTGACGGCTACTCCTCCTTCAAGGTCTTCATGACCTATGAGGGCCTTCGGCTGAACGATGCGCAGATCCTCGAAACCATGGATGTCGCGCGCCGAACCGGGGCGCTCGTCATGGTCCATTGCGAGAACGAGGACGCGATCCGCTATCTGATCGGCCTGCACGAAGCGACCGGAAACGTCGCGCCGAAGGCCCATGCGACTACGCGCCCCGTCGTCGTGGAGCGGGAGGCGACCCACCGAGCCCTGTCGCTGGCCGAGGTGGTCGACGTGCCCGTCGTCATCGTCCACGTGTCCAATGGTGCCGCCATTGAAGAGATCCACGCGGCACGCGCCCGCGGCCGCAAGGTGATCGGCGAGACCTGCCCCCAATATCTGACCCTCACCGCGGACGATTTGGACGGCATGGATTGGGAGGGCGCAAAGTTCGTGTGTTCGCCGCCGCCCCGCGACGCGGCAGAGCAGGCCAATTGCTGGCGTGGCATCGAAACCGGGCTCTTTGACCTGTTTTCGTCCGACCACTGCCCGTTCCGCTACGACGACTCGCAGGGAAAGCTGAATATGAAGGGGCGGTCCAGCTTCCGCCACATCCCAAACGGCATACCGGGTGTCGAGACGCGGCTACCGATCTTTTTTTCGGAAGGTGTCATAAAGGGCCGGATCGACCTGCCCCGCTTCGTTGCGCTCACTGCAACCAACCATGCACAAATCTATGGACTGGAAAACAAGGGTTCGATCGCAGTGGGCAAGGACGCCGACATTGCCATCTGGAACCCAAACGAAACGCGTACCATCCGCCACAAGGAGCTGCACGACGGAGCCGACTACAGCCCCTATGAGGGCATGGAAGTCACGGGCTGGCCGACGACCGTTATCCTCGGCGGCAAGTGCATGATCGTTGATGGCGAACTCGTCGGTGGCAAATACGGGCGATACCGCACCCGCGGATTGTCCAAGATCTGCGCCCCAATCGAGAAGGCACGAGGCAATGTCGCACGCAGATAG